The DNA segment CCGTCGACGTGCTGTGTATGCTCAAAGAAACTCGCACGTACGACGAACTCGCCGAGCGAACCGGCCTCCCCGCCGGCGACCTCAACCGGTACGTCAACGGCCACGTCCTCCCCGGCACCGAACGCGCCCGAACCGTCGTTGAGGACGTCGGTCGGGAAGCACTCGTCACCGAACTCGAGGCTCGCATTCGGGTCGACGAGGACGGCTACGTCGACAACTCCGGTGCCGTCTTCGATCAGCCGTTTCTCGACCTCGTCGCCCCCGTGGTCGCGGACGCGTTCGACTTCGGTCGTCCCGACGTCGTCCTCACAGCCGCGACCGACGGCATCACCCTCGCGTCCGCACTCGCGAGTTACTACGGGACCCGCTGTGCCTACGCCAAAAAGCGCAAAGAGACCGCCGTCGAAACGTTCGTCGAAGCCCGCGAACGCCTCGAGTCCGGCATC comes from the Natronosalvus amylolyticus genome and includes:
- a CDS encoding phosphoribosyltransferase family protein, translated to MNRAEKAALQLRAVDVLCMLKETRTYDELAERTGLPAGDLNRYVNGHVLPGTERARTVVEDVGREALVTELEARIRVDEDGYVDNSGAVFDQPFLDLVAPVVADAFDFGRPDVVLTAATDGITLASALASYYGTRCAYAKKRKETAVETFVEARERLESGIELTYYLPASAIDEGDSVLVVDDLIRSGETQELLLDIVDTADAETAGVFALIAAGTDGIERARARTDAPVGSLTSV